A window of the Sphaerobacter thermophilus DSM 20745 genome harbors these coding sequences:
- a CDS encoding GYD domain-containing protein encodes MPTYVLLISWTEQGVKSAKATVERAQYSQQLAQRMGGNLSTLYWTLGSYDIVGVAEMPDDESVTALAVAIASQGNVRTETLRAFSADEMERILQQVP; translated from the coding sequence ATGCCGACCTACGTGCTGCTGATTAGCTGGACCGAGCAGGGCGTGAAGAGCGCCAAGGCCACGGTCGAACGTGCACAGTACTCGCAGCAACTCGCCCAGCGCATGGGCGGCAATCTGAGCACGCTCTACTGGACTCTCGGCAGTTACGACATCGTGGGTGTCGCGGAGATGCCTGACGACGAGAGCGTGACGGCGCTCGCGGTGGCGATTGCGTCGCAGGGGAATGTGCGCACGGAGACGCTGCGCGCCTTCTCTGCCGACGAAATGGAGCGGATCCTGCAGCAGGTCCCGTAA